The Leucobacter viscericola sequence TGAGCAGGGCCAGGCTCCGAAGTCGTTCATCAAAACAACACGCAACGGTGTGCCAATCATGACCGTCATCAGCATGATCGTTGCTCTCCTGATCGGGGTAGTGCTCAACTTCTTCTACCCCGACCAGGTGCTCTTTTTGCTCGGTGCACTCGCAACGTTTGCGACCGTGATGGTGTGGCTCGTGATCTTGGTCGCCCACATTCGCATGAAGCGCGAGATTGCTCGCGAACAGCGCCTGCCGAGTGAGTTCCCCGTGCCACTGTGGCCTGTTGCCTCGTACCTGACCGTCGGCTTCATTCTCTTTGTGATTGTGATGGTGGGCATCGTGCCAGACTCCCGGCCCGCGCTCTGGGTGGGACTCATCTGGGTCGTGATTCTCACCCTGTGTTACTTCGGCCTTATTCGCGGCCAGGGTCGCAAGCCGCACTACCTCGTTGACCAGACGGAACCGATCTCGGTGCTGCCCGCCCGCTGATCTCTCCCCTCGCCCCGCACCCGCACCCCCAAGCGCAAGCGTTCGCGCACGCGCACGCGCCGCCACCCGTGGGGTGAACGCAAATTGCCCTTATGGTCGCACATAAGGGCAATTTGCGTTCACTCGAGCGGGTGAGCGAGCGAACGAACGAGCAAGCAAGCGACAAGGCTTCCCCGTCACACCACTTCTTGAAGTGCGGCAGCCTTGCGCCGGCGCAGTATGAAGTACGCGATCAGCGTCAGTAGCAGGCACGGGAGGCCAAAGATGAGCGTCGCCCGAAACTGCTCAGTGAACAGTGTCGACACCATAATCGCGATCATGAGTACTGCGCCGAGCACTGCTCCGATGCGGGATCCCCGAATCTTGTAGCCGAGGGTCTCGCCGTCGGCCGCGATTTTGCGGCGAAACCAGATGTGGGTCACAAAGATCATGAACCAGGTGAAGAGCGCCCCAAACATCGAGATGGCGAGCATCATGGCGAAGGCATCACCCGGAATCAGCAGGTAGACGACGGTCGCGACCGCGATCCCCGCGCTTGAGAGGATGAGGGCGTTCAGCGGGGCGCCGTTCGCGCGCACCTTGCCGAAGACCTTCGGGGCCTCCCCAGCACGCGACAGCGAGAACATCATGCGCGTCGAGATGTAGAGCTGACTGTTCATTGCCGACAGCGCCGCGACGATCACCACGAAGTTGAGGATCGAGTCAGCGTATGGGATCCCGATCACCTGCATCACGGTCACAAAAGGGCTGCCGCCCGCGAGAATCTCAGAGACCGGTGCGATAGAAACGATGAGCGTCAGCGTCAAGAAGTAGAACACCAGCAGCCGGAACATCGTCGCCTTGAACGCCTTCTTCACGGCCTTCTCGGGCTCTTTCGCCTCGCCCGCAGCAATCGCGATCATCTCGATGCTGAGGTAGCTGAAGATCGAGACGATCACGGCAAACCACATGCCGGAGAGCCCGTTGGGCATGAAGCCACCCTCGGCGGTCCAGTTCTTCACCCCGTAATCCTGGTTTCCGGAGAAGAACACCAGCCAGGCGGCCACCACCACAAAGGCGAGGATCGCAAACACCTTCGTCGCCGAGAACCAGTACTCGAGCGTGCCGAAGCTCTTGACGTTCATCGCGTTCACGCCGATCAGCGCACCCGCAAAGAACAGCACCCACACCAGGGGCGGTACTCCGGGGAACCAGAACTGCATGTACTCGCCGATGGCAGTCACCTCGGTGCCAACCGCGAGCACGATGCAGATCCAGTACATGTAGCGCGTCAAGAAGCCGTAGAGCGGCCCTAGGTAGTGCTCGGCGTAGGCACCGAATGACCCCGAGATGGGGTGCCGCACGGTCATCTCGGCGAGCGCCGCCATCAGCATGAGCGCGATCGCACCGCCGATGAGGTAGCTAATAATGACACTCGGGCCAGCGAACCCAATCGCAAATTTGCTGCCGAGAAACAGGCCCGTGCCGATCGCACCTCCCAGGGCGATCATGCCGAGCTGTCCGGCGGTCAGAGTCTTCTTCAGACCGATCTCTCGGGTCTGAATGTCTGAGAATTCAGCCATGTCAGAGTCCTCTCTGTTTGCGTCTTTGCAATGGGGGTTGTGGGAAGGGAGGCAGGTCTAGGTGACCGCGCCGCGGAGTTGGAACTCGGGGTTGTTCCAGGGTTCTTCAGCGAGCACCTGTCGGAGCGTTTCAACCGCGTCCCAGATGTCTGCGTAACCGAGATAGAGCGGCGTGACACCGAAGCGCAGCACCTCGGGCTCGCGGTAGTCACCGATCACACCGCGCGCGATCAGCGCCTGCATCACGGCGTAACCTTCGGGGTGCTGGAAGCTCACGTGGCTGCCGCGCTCCGCGTGGTCGCGCGGTGTGATCAGGGTGAGCGAGCTGTTCGGGATCCGCTCCTCCACCAGCTGAATGAACAGCGAGGTGAGCTCAAGCGACTTTGCACGCAGCGCCGCTTCGTCGACGCTGAGGGCGATGTCGATGCCGACCTCCATCGTGGCGAGCGAGATGATCGGCTGTGTGCCCGTCAGAAACTTGCGGCCGGTCTGGGCGGGCGCAAAACTCTCGGCCATGTCGAAGGGCCTGGCGTGGCCCCACCAGCCTGAAAGCGGTTGTTTTGCCCGCGCAAGGTGACGATCAGCCACCCACACGAACGCGGGCGAGCCGGGGCCTCCGTTCAGGTACTTGTAGGTGCAGCCGACCGCGAAGTCGGCGTTGGCCTCGTCGAGGGCGACGGGCACGGCACCCGCCGAGTGGCAGAGATCCCAGATTACGAGCGCACCCGCGGCGTGCACCTGCGCGGTCACCGTCGGCAGATCCCAGATGCGGCCTGTGCGGTAGTTGGCGTGTGTCAGCAGCACGACAGCAACGTCGTCGCCGAGCGCGGCCTCGAGCGTGAGTTGCTCGTCGATGAGCCGCAGCTCGTAGCCGCGATCGAGCAGCTCGATCATGCCCTCAACGACGTAGAGGTCACTCGGAAAGTTCTCGCGCTCAGAGATGATCACGCGGCGATCGGGGTGATCCTCGCGCTGCATGTCGAGTGCGGCGCCGAGCGCCTTAAACACGTTGATCGAGGTGGTGTCGGTCGCGACGCACTCCCCCGCGGTTCCACCGATGAGGCGGGCGAGTTTGTCGCCGATCCTCACCGGCAGATCGAACCAGTGATAAGTGTTCCAGCTGCGCACGAGGCCCTCGCCCCACTCTTCCGCGATAACCTGCGCCGCGCGAGCGGGCGCGTCTTTCGGCAGCACCCCGAGCGAGTTGCCGTCAAGGTAGATGACCCCCTCGGGCAGGCTGAAGCGGTCGCGGTACTGCGCGAGCGGATCGTTGCGGTCTGCGGCTACGCAGCCTTCGCGGTTCTGGATCTGGGTCTGGGTTTGAGTCTCGGTCATGGTGTTTCCTTGCGAATCGATTCGGGGTGAGGTGAGTGCAAAAGTCAGTCGGCATAGCCGAGCACGGCGCGCACAGGGGCCGCGTCGGCTCCGCGCCACGGGATCGGCAGCGCAGTGAGTTGGGCGATCCCCTCCTCGGCGTGGGAGAGGTCGAGGCCCTCCAGCATCACAACGCCCGCGTCAATGGCGGCGTGGTGCGCTGGCAGCTCGGTGCTGCGCTCGGGGTCAAAGGAGGCAAGGTCGAGGCCCAAGAGGCGGCCGCCCTGTTCTCCGAACCAGCGAACGAGTTCGGGATCAATGCCGGGCGTCTGCGGATCCCACACCGTCATTGGAGCCGCGCGGTGGCGCAGCAACAAGCGCTCAATTGGGCCGCACTCAAGGTCTTGCTCCGACAGCTTCGCGATCCGCGTCCACACCTCGGCAGCAGGCGCGTACCCGTGGGGCTGAGAGCCGCGCTCAAGCAACCCCGACACGTCGACAACCAGACACT is a genomic window containing:
- a CDS encoding amino acid permease — encoded protein: MAEFSDIQTREIGLKKTLTAGQLGMIALGGAIGTGLFLGSKFAIGFAGPSVIISYLIGGAIALMLMAALAEMTVRHPISGSFGAYAEHYLGPLYGFLTRYMYWICIVLAVGTEVTAIGEYMQFWFPGVPPLVWVLFFAGALIGVNAMNVKSFGTLEYWFSATKVFAILAFVVVAAWLVFFSGNQDYGVKNWTAEGGFMPNGLSGMWFAVIVSIFSYLSIEMIAIAAGEAKEPEKAVKKAFKATMFRLLVFYFLTLTLIVSIAPVSEILAGGSPFVTVMQVIGIPYADSILNFVVIVAALSAMNSQLYISTRMMFSLSRAGEAPKVFGKVRANGAPLNALILSSAGIAVATVVYLLIPGDAFAMMLAISMFGALFTWFMIFVTHIWFRRKIAADGETLGYKIRGSRIGAVLGAVLMIAIMVSTLFTEQFRATLIFGLPCLLLTLIAYFILRRRKAAALQEVV
- the kynU gene encoding kynureninase, translated to MTETQTQTQIQNREGCVAADRNDPLAQYRDRFSLPEGVIYLDGNSLGVLPKDAPARAAQVIAEEWGEGLVRSWNTYHWFDLPVRIGDKLARLIGGTAGECVATDTTSINVFKALGAALDMQREDHPDRRVIISERENFPSDLYVVEGMIELLDRGYELRLIDEQLTLEAALGDDVAVVLLTHANYRTGRIWDLPTVTAQVHAAGALVIWDLCHSAGAVPVALDEANADFAVGCTYKYLNGGPGSPAFVWVADRHLARAKQPLSGWWGHARPFDMAESFAPAQTGRKFLTGTQPIISLATMEVGIDIALSVDEAALRAKSLELTSLFIQLVEERIPNSSLTLITPRDHAERGSHVSFQHPEGYAVMQALIARGVIGDYREPEVLRFGVTPLYLGYADIWDAVETLRQVLAEEPWNNPEFQLRGAVT
- a CDS encoding cyclase family protein — translated: MNAACLFATKGSLVRYIDISPQIEAGTAVWPGDQGFQRDPRWNLSSGDSVSVSTVTITTHIGAHIDAPSHVREGAPSVESTPIDACLGKCLVVDVSGLLERGSQPHGYAPAAEVWTRIAKLSEQDLECGPIERLLLRHRAAPMTVWDPQTPGIDPELVRWFGEQGGRLLGLDLASFDPERSTELPAHHAAIDAGVVMLEGLDLSHAEEGIAQLTALPIPWRGADAAPVRAVLGYAD